In Streptomyces sp. SID8374, one genomic interval encodes:
- a CDS encoding iron-sulfur cluster assembly accessory protein, which translates to MSVSDETTTVSDGILLSDAAAAKVKGLLEQEGREDLALRVAVQPGGCSGLRYQLFFDERSLDGDVVKDFDGVKVVTDRMSAPYLGGASIDFVDTIEKQGFTIDNPNATGSCACGDSFS; encoded by the coding sequence ATGTCCGTATCGGACGAGACCACCACCGTGAGCGACGGCATCCTCCTGTCCGACGCCGCCGCAGCCAAGGTCAAGGGCCTGCTGGAGCAGGAAGGCCGCGAGGACCTGGCGCTGCGCGTCGCCGTCCAGCCCGGCGGTTGCTCGGGCCTGCGCTATCAGCTCTTCTTCGACGAGCGTTCGCTCGACGGCGATGTCGTCAAGGACTTCGACGGTGTCAAGGTCGTCACCGACCGCATGAGCGCCCCGTACCTGGGCGGCGCCTCCATCGACTTCGTCGACACCATCGAGAAGCAGGGCTTCACGATCGACAACCCGAACGCCACCGGCTCCTGCGCCTGCGGCGACTCGTTCAGCTGA
- a CDS encoding response regulator transcription factor translates to MTQSATTSEPPIKVLLADDQALLRSAFRVLVDSEPDMEVVGEAADGAQAVELARATGADVVLMDIRMPGTDGLAATRMISADPALAAVRVVMLTTFEVDEYVVQALRAGASGFLGKGAEPEELLSAIRIAAAGEALLSPAATKGLIATFLAQGGSSGEGPDSAEYGERLAALTVREREVLVLVAGGHSNDRIAERLQVSPLTVKTHVNRAMAKVAARDRAQLVVIAYESGLVRPRVE, encoded by the coding sequence ATGACCCAGTCCGCAACCACCTCCGAGCCGCCCATCAAGGTGCTGCTCGCGGACGACCAGGCCCTGCTGCGCAGCGCGTTCCGGGTGCTGGTGGACTCCGAACCCGACATGGAGGTCGTCGGCGAGGCGGCCGACGGCGCGCAGGCCGTGGAGCTGGCCCGCGCGACCGGCGCCGACGTGGTGCTGATGGACATCCGGATGCCGGGCACGGACGGGCTCGCCGCCACCCGCATGATCAGCGCCGACCCGGCGCTGGCCGCGGTGCGGGTGGTCATGCTCACCACGTTCGAGGTCGACGAGTACGTGGTCCAGGCCCTGCGCGCCGGAGCCTCCGGCTTCCTCGGCAAGGGCGCCGAGCCGGAGGAGCTGCTCAGCGCGATCCGGATCGCGGCGGCGGGCGAGGCGCTGCTCTCCCCGGCGGCGACCAAGGGGCTCATCGCCACCTTCCTGGCGCAGGGCGGGAGTTCGGGGGAGGGGCCGGACAGCGCGGAGTACGGGGAGCGGCTGGCCGCGCTCACCGTGCGCGAGCGGGAGGTGCTCGTCCTGGTGGCGGGCGGCCACTCCAACGACCGGATCGCCGAGCGGCTCCAGGTCAGCCCGCTCACCGTCAAGACCCATGTGAACCGGGCGATGGCCAAGGTCGCGGCCCGGGACCGGGCCCAACTGGTCGTCATCGCGTACGAGTCGGGCCTGGTACGCCCCCGGGTGGAGTGA
- a CDS encoding cysteine desulfurase/sulfurtransferase TusA family protein, with amino-acid sequence MPYFDAASAAPLHPVARQALLAALDEGWADPARLYREGRRARLLLDAAREAAADAVGCRPDELVFTSSGTTAVHAGIAGALSGRRRVGRHLALSAVEHSSVLHSAAAHEAAGGSFTEVPVGRSGAVDPAAYAGALRPDTALACLQSANHEVGTEQPVAEVAALCAEAGVPLLVDAAQSLGWGPVAGGWSLLTASAHKWGGPAGVGLLAVRKGVRFAPQGPAGERESGRAPGFENLPAIVAAAASLRAVREEAAAEAVRLRALVGRIRSVVAERVGDVEVVGDPERRLPHLVTFSCLYVDGETLLHELDRHGFSVSSGSSCTSSTLEPSHVLKAMGVLSEGNVRVSLPPGTAEADVERFLEVVPGVVAEVRERLGAPVSSPPSPAPAASLVVDALGRRCPIPVIELAKVIGEVPVGATVTVLADDEAARLDIPAWCEMREQEYVGEEPADRGSAYVVRRLS; translated from the coding sequence GTGCCCTACTTCGACGCCGCCTCCGCCGCCCCCCTGCACCCCGTCGCACGCCAGGCGCTGCTTGCCGCGCTGGACGAGGGCTGGGCCGACCCCGCCCGCCTGTACCGCGAGGGGCGGCGCGCCCGGCTGCTGCTGGACGCCGCCCGGGAGGCCGCCGCGGACGCCGTCGGCTGCCGTCCGGACGAGCTGGTCTTCACCTCTTCGGGGACCACCGCCGTCCACGCCGGAATTGCCGGAGCTCTTTCGGGGCGTCGGCGTGTCGGCCGCCATCTGGCCCTCTCGGCGGTCGAACACTCCTCGGTGCTCCATTCGGCGGCGGCCCACGAGGCGGCGGGCGGCTCCTTCACCGAGGTGCCGGTGGGGCGGTCGGGGGCGGTGGACCCGGCGGCGTACGCCGGAGCGCTGCGACCCGACACCGCGCTGGCCTGCCTCCAGTCGGCCAACCACGAGGTGGGGACCGAACAGCCGGTGGCCGAGGTGGCCGCGCTCTGCGCCGAGGCGGGAGTGCCGCTGCTGGTGGACGCCGCGCAGTCGCTGGGGTGGGGTCCGGTGGCGGGCGGCTGGTCGCTGCTGACGGCGAGCGCGCACAAGTGGGGCGGGCCGGCCGGGGTGGGGCTGCTGGCGGTACGCAAGGGGGTGCGGTTCGCCCCGCAAGGCCCGGCCGGGGAGCGGGAGTCGGGCCGGGCGCCGGGGTTCGAGAACCTGCCGGCGATCGTGGCGGCGGCGGCCTCGCTCCGTGCGGTACGGGAGGAGGCGGCGGCCGAGGCGGTGCGGCTGCGGGCGCTGGTCGGCCGGATCCGGTCGGTCGTGGCCGAGCGGGTGGGCGATGTGGAGGTGGTCGGTGATCCGGAGCGGCGGCTGCCGCATCTGGTCACCTTCTCCTGTCTCTATGTCGACGGGGAGACTCTGCTGCACGAACTGGACCGGCACGGTTTCTCCGTATCGTCCGGTTCGTCCTGCACAAGCAGCACGCTGGAGCCGAGCCATGTGCTCAAGGCGATGGGCGTGCTGTCGGAGGGGAACGTCCGGGTGTCGCTGCCGCCGGGCACGGCGGAGGCCGATGTGGAGCGGTTCCTGGAGGTGGTGCCCGGGGTGGTCGCGGAGGTACGGGAGCGGCTCGGCGCCCCGGTCTCCTCGCCGCCCTCCCCCGCGCCCGCCGCCTCCCTGGTGGTGGACGCGCTCGGCCGGCGCTGCCCGATCCCGGTGATCGAGCTCGCAAAGGTGATCGGGGAGGTACCGGTGGGCGCCACGGTGACGGTGCTCGCCGACGACGAGGCGGCGCGGCTGGACATCCCCGCCTGGTGCGAGATGCGGGAGCAGGAGTACGTGGGCGAGGAGCCGGCGGACCGCGGCTCGGCCTATGTGGTCCGCCGGCTCAGCTGA
- a CDS encoding tetratricopeptide repeat protein: MSYEDRGTGAGDEARGAGGPDARAVAADPGSRAQTETTGPGGLPQAEEEVRSRRAAAEGDPAAGRPGLAAALGALSALRAEAGDREGAVAPAREAVEIYRLLSENPEDGFVPTLAGALRRLSDRISAIGDHTAALPPAKEAAKLYADLGMKRPDRYQSELAEAMNALGDRIADTGDRTTPVPFGKQAVRLERELVEEKHPDASVPALVEYLLNYARHLAAAGEPVEAVPRAEEAVGHLRSLAAEDPEAFRPRLAAALHALGGHRAAVSDVSGAVEAAQEACGVLRELTGRRPDAFRPELATALDGLAGHLSKAGDPAEGRRAAEEAVALHRESAAQDRPGLAAALLTLARCLASTGDPVGALPPVREAVDLWRGLGDAFLPELADCLQVLGTYVELNGDTEGAVEAFWEAVALHRALALEEGPGACAASVTALVSALDDLARALARTGEHMAAIDEFEETVKEFEEADPATARRLRVERDIFLLRCPEPWPGNGMTELVAWLDREAEGGGGADTVTVRARQALRSYGDTAAVRTAWEEETFTPVPDWLALRPETLELVSAWMFAPNWPRSRDFWSENAEVLSGEAAATALDELAVLDPQGAGRHAALRDAVLVHGVTAAYDPLILSEQLAEWLECADWTESRAYLEEHPRLLTVTPPEDTPLAHVAMLDIGRAEGLDAAYRLVADREALQAYVDRSLEAGDGNALMHGGGIEGQVFGDRLSSLTHAQVALVLSGESEGFDPDDLAALRHMSDEETRIRLLKETVAVGVRHPERHGETLRRIIRALGGDA, translated from the coding sequence ATGAGTTACGAGGACCGTGGGACGGGTGCGGGCGACGAGGCGCGGGGGGCGGGGGGTCCCGACGCGCGGGCGGTAGCTGCCGATCCGGGCAGCCGTGCGCAGACGGAGACGACCGGCCCGGGCGGCCTCCCTCAGGCCGAGGAGGAGGTACGGAGTCGGCGTGCCGCGGCCGAGGGCGACCCCGCCGCCGGCCGGCCCGGGCTGGCGGCCGCGCTGGGCGCCCTCTCCGCGCTCCGTGCCGAGGCCGGGGACCGGGAAGGGGCGGTGGCTCCGGCCCGGGAGGCGGTCGAGATCTACCGGTTGCTCAGCGAGAACCCCGAGGACGGCTTCGTACCCACGCTGGCCGGGGCCCTGCGCCGGCTCTCGGACCGGATCTCCGCCATCGGCGACCACACCGCCGCCCTGCCCCCGGCGAAGGAGGCCGCGAAGCTGTACGCCGACCTCGGCATGAAGCGCCCGGACCGCTACCAGTCCGAGCTGGCCGAGGCCATGAACGCCCTGGGTGACCGGATCGCCGACACCGGGGACCGGACGACCCCCGTGCCGTTCGGGAAGCAGGCCGTACGGCTGGAGCGGGAGCTGGTGGAGGAGAAGCACCCCGACGCGTCCGTACCGGCGCTCGTGGAGTACCTGCTGAACTACGCCCGGCATCTGGCGGCCGCCGGAGAGCCGGTGGAAGCGGTGCCCCGGGCCGAGGAGGCGGTCGGCCATCTCCGGAGCCTCGCCGCCGAGGACCCGGAGGCGTTCCGGCCCAGGCTCGCCGCCGCCCTTCACGCGCTGGGCGGCCACCGGGCGGCGGTGAGCGACGTGTCAGGGGCGGTCGAGGCGGCCCAGGAGGCGTGCGGCGTCCTCCGCGAACTCACCGGTCGGCGGCCGGACGCCTTCCGCCCGGAGCTGGCCACGGCACTCGACGGCCTCGCCGGTCACCTCAGCAAGGCGGGCGACCCGGCGGAGGGCCGGCGGGCGGCGGAGGAGGCCGTGGCCCTCCACCGCGAGTCGGCCGCACAGGACCGACCCGGCCTCGCCGCCGCCCTGCTCACCCTGGCCCGGTGCCTGGCCTCCACCGGGGACCCGGTGGGTGCGCTGCCGCCGGTGCGGGAGGCCGTCGACCTGTGGCGGGGGCTGGGGGACGCCTTCCTGCCGGAGCTGGCCGACTGCCTCCAGGTGCTCGGTACGTACGTGGAGCTGAACGGTGACACCGAGGGGGCGGTGGAGGCGTTCTGGGAGGCGGTGGCGCTCCACCGGGCCCTGGCGCTGGAGGAGGGGCCGGGCGCCTGCGCCGCCTCGGTCACCGCCCTGGTCTCGGCGCTGGACGACCTGGCCCGGGCGCTGGCGCGGACCGGTGAGCATATGGCGGCCATCGACGAGTTCGAGGAGACCGTCAAGGAGTTCGAGGAGGCCGACCCGGCGACCGCCCGGCGCCTGCGCGTGGAGCGGGACATCTTCCTGCTGCGCTGCCCCGAGCCGTGGCCCGGGAACGGGATGACCGAACTGGTGGCGTGGCTGGACCGTGAAGCGGAGGGCGGCGGGGGCGCGGACACCGTGACCGTACGGGCCCGGCAGGCGCTGCGTTCGTACGGTGACACGGCGGCGGTGCGCACGGCGTGGGAGGAGGAGACCTTCACGCCCGTGCCGGACTGGCTCGCGCTGCGGCCGGAGACCCTGGAGCTGGTCAGCGCCTGGATGTTCGCGCCCAACTGGCCCCGGTCACGGGACTTCTGGTCCGAGAACGCGGAGGTGCTGAGCGGCGAGGCGGCGGCGACGGCCCTGGACGAGCTGGCGGTCCTGGACCCGCAGGGCGCAGGGCGGCACGCCGCGCTCCGCGACGCCGTACTCGTGCACGGGGTGACCGCCGCCTACGATCCGCTGATCCTGTCGGAGCAGCTGGCGGAGTGGCTGGAGTGCGCGGACTGGACGGAGTCCCGCGCCTACCTGGAGGAGCACCCGCGCCTCCTGACCGTGACGCCGCCGGAGGACACCCCGCTGGCCCACGTCGCCATGCTCGACATCGGCCGCGCGGAGGGCCTGGACGCGGCATACCGCCTGGTGGCGGACCGGGAGGCCCTCCAGGCTTACGTGGACCGGTCGTTGGAGGCCGGCGACGGCAACGCGCTGATGCACGGCGGAGGCATCGAGGGCCAGGTCTTCGGCGACCGCCTCTCCTCCCTCACCCATGCCCAGGTGGCCCTGGTGCTCTCGGGCGAGAGCGAGGGCTTCGACCCCGACGACCTGGCCGCGCTCCGGCACATGTCCGACGAGGAGACCCGTATCCGCCTGCTGAAGGAGACCGTCGCCGTCGGCGTCCGCCACCCCGAGCGGCACGGTGAGACGCTGCGCCGGATCATCCGGGCCCTCGGCGGGGACGCCTGA
- a CDS encoding efflux RND transporter permease subunit codes for MSWLSRFSLAQRALIGLISVVALVFGAIAIPQLKQQLLPTIELPMVSVLAPYPGASPDVVEKQVVEPLENSLKAVDGVEGITSTASEGNALIMATFDFGDEGTKQLVADIQQAVNRARAQLPPTVDPQVIAGSTDDIPTVVLAVTSDKDQQALADQLDRTVVPALQDIDGVGQVTVDGVQELQVSVVPDDRKLAAAGLNAGTLAQALQAGGATLPAGSFSEAGKNRTIQVGGGYTSLKQIEDLQVVAKDPAGGSDAPAGPVRLGDVAEVKQEPSTAVSITRTNGRPSLAVMATMDKDGSAVAISDAVQDKLPDLRKDLGAGAELTVVSDQGPAVSKSISGLTTEGALGLVFAVLVILVFLASIRSTLVTAVSIPLSVVLALIVLWTRDLSLNMLTLGALTIAIGRVVDDSIVVLENIKRHLGYGEERHEAIITAVKEVAGAVTSATLTTVAVFLPIGLVGGMVGQLFGSFSLTVTAALLASLLVSLTVVPVLSYWFLRAPKGTPEDAAEARRLAEEKEAASKLQRLYVPVLRFATRRRVTSLVIAVAVLIATFGMLPLLKTNFFDAGEQEVLTVKQKLEPGTSLQAADEAARKVEKVLTDDKGVKDYQVTVGSSGFMAAFGGGTGSNQASYQVTLKDAADYEDAQDRISEALGKLDGIGDTTIAAGDGFGSQDLSVVVKASDAEVLKKAAEAVRTEVATIKDVTDVQSDLAQSVPRISVTADEKAAAAGFDSTTLGGIVAGAVRGTPAGTAMLDDTERDVVIRSARPTATMAELKALPLGPVKLGDIATVELVPGPVSMTRIDGQRAATITAKPVGDNTGAISTTLASKIDALDLPEGATATIGGVTEDQNEAFAKLGLAMLAAIAIVFMLLVATFRSLIQPLILLVSVPFAATGAIGLLLITGTPLGVPAMIGMLMLIGIVVTNAIVLIDLINQYRSRGLGIVEAVIEGGRHRFRPILMTALATIFALLPMALGVTGEGGFISQPLGVVVIGGLISSTLLTLLLVPTLYAIVELRKERRADKKAAKRAAKAGVPAQPEPEETKEAEPAKA; via the coding sequence ATGTCCTGGCTGTCCAGATTCAGCCTCGCGCAGCGGGCCCTGATCGGGCTGATCTCGGTCGTCGCGCTCGTCTTCGGCGCGATTGCGATCCCGCAGCTCAAGCAACAGCTGCTGCCCACCATCGAACTCCCGATGGTCTCGGTGCTCGCCCCCTACCCGGGTGCGTCCCCCGATGTGGTGGAGAAGCAGGTCGTCGAACCCCTGGAGAACTCCCTCAAGGCCGTCGACGGCGTCGAGGGCATCACCTCCACCGCCAGCGAGGGCAACGCCCTCATCATGGCGACCTTCGACTTCGGCGACGAGGGCACCAAGCAGCTCGTCGCCGACATCCAGCAGGCGGTGAACCGGGCCCGCGCCCAGCTGCCCCCGACGGTCGACCCGCAGGTCATCGCCGGTTCCACGGACGACATCCCGACCGTGGTCCTCGCCGTCACCTCCGACAAGGACCAGCAGGCGCTCGCCGACCAGCTGGACCGCACGGTCGTCCCCGCCCTCCAGGACATCGACGGCGTCGGCCAGGTCACGGTGGACGGCGTCCAGGAGCTCCAGGTCTCCGTCGTCCCCGACGACAGGAAGCTCGCCGCGGCCGGCCTGAACGCGGGCACGCTCGCCCAGGCCCTCCAGGCGGGCGGCGCCACGCTCCCGGCCGGCTCCTTCTCCGAGGCCGGCAAGAACCGCACCATCCAGGTCGGCGGCGGCTACACCTCGCTGAAGCAGATCGAGGACCTCCAGGTCGTCGCCAAGGACCCGGCGGGCGGTTCGGACGCACCGGCCGGGCCGGTCCGGCTCGGTGACGTCGCCGAGGTGAAGCAGGAGCCGTCCACCGCGGTCTCCATCACCCGGACCAACGGCCGGCCCAGCCTCGCCGTGATGGCCACGATGGACAAGGACGGCAGCGCCGTCGCCATCTCCGACGCCGTCCAGGACAAGCTTCCCGACCTCCGTAAGGACCTCGGCGCGGGTGCCGAGCTGACCGTCGTCTCCGACCAGGGCCCGGCCGTCTCCAAGTCGATCTCCGGTCTCACCACCGAGGGCGCGCTCGGCCTGGTCTTCGCCGTCCTGGTGATCCTGGTCTTCCTCGCCTCGATCCGCTCCACCCTGGTCACCGCGGTCTCCATCCCGCTCTCGGTGGTCCTCGCGCTGATCGTGCTGTGGACCCGCGACCTGTCGCTGAACATGCTGACGCTCGGCGCGCTGACCATCGCGATCGGCCGGGTCGTCGACGACTCGATCGTGGTCCTGGAGAACATCAAGCGGCACCTCGGCTACGGCGAGGAGCGCCACGAGGCGATCATCACCGCGGTCAAGGAGGTGGCCGGAGCGGTCACCTCCGCCACGCTCACCACCGTCGCCGTCTTCCTGCCCATCGGTCTGGTCGGCGGCATGGTCGGCCAGCTCTTCGGCTCGTTCTCGCTGACCGTCACCGCCGCGCTCCTGGCCTCGCTGCTGGTCTCGCTCACGGTGGTCCCGGTCCTCTCCTACTGGTTCCTGCGCGCCCCCAAGGGCACCCCCGAGGACGCGGCGGAGGCCCGGCGCCTCGCGGAGGAGAAGGAGGCGGCGAGCAAGCTCCAGCGCCTGTACGTCCCCGTCCTGCGCTTCGCGACCCGCCGCCGGGTCACCAGCCTGGTCATCGCCGTCGCCGTGCTCATCGCCACCTTCGGCATGCTCCCCCTCCTCAAGACCAACTTCTTCGACGCGGGCGAGCAGGAAGTCCTCACCGTCAAGCAGAAGCTGGAACCCGGCACCAGCCTCCAGGCCGCCGACGAGGCGGCCCGCAAGGTCGAGAAGGTCCTCACCGACGACAAGGGCGTCAAGGACTACCAGGTCACCGTCGGCTCCTCCGGCTTCATGGCGGCCTTCGGCGGCGGTACGGGCTCCAACCAGGCGTCCTACCAGGTCACGCTGAAGGACGCGGCGGACTACGAGGACGCCCAGGACCGCATCTCCGAAGCCCTCGGCAAGCTGGACGGCATCGGCGACACCACCATCGCGGCGGGCGACGGCTTCGGCTCCCAGGACCTCAGCGTCGTGGTCAAGGCGTCCGACGCCGAGGTCCTGAAGAAGGCGGCGGAAGCGGTCCGTACGGAGGTCGCCACGATCAAGGACGTCACCGACGTCCAGAGCGACCTGGCGCAGAGCGTCCCGCGCATCTCCGTCACGGCCGACGAGAAGGCGGCCGCCGCCGGATTCGACTCCACAACCCTGGGCGGCATCGTCGCCGGAGCCGTACGCGGCACTCCGGCCGGCACCGCGATGCTGGACGACACCGAGCGCGACGTCGTCATCAGGTCCGCCCGCCCGACGGCCACCATGGCCGAACTGAAGGCCCTGCCGCTCGGCCCGGTCAAGCTCGGCGACATCGCCACGGTGGAGCTGGTCCCCGGCCCGGTCTCGATGACCCGCATCGACGGCCAGCGGGCGGCGACCATCACCGCCAAGCCCGTCGGCGACAACACCGGCGCGATCAGCACCACCCTCGCCTCGAAGATCGACGCGCTGGACCTCCCCGAGGGCGCCACCGCCACCATCGGCGGCGTCACCGAGGACCAGAACGAGGCCTTCGCCAAGCTCGGCCTCGCCATGCTGGCGGCCATCGCGATCGTCTTCATGCTGCTGGTGGCCACCTTCCGGTCGCTCATCCAGCCGCTGATCCTGCTGGTCTCGGTCCCGTTCGCGGCGACCGGCGCCATCGGCCTCCTGCTCATCACGGGCACCCCGCTGGGCGTCCCCGCGATGATCGGCATGCTGATGCTCATCGGCATCGTGGTCACCAACGCGATCGTGCTGATCGACCTGATCAACCAGTACCGCTCGCGCGGCCTCGGCATCGTCGAAGCCGTCATCGAGGGCGGCCGCCACCGCTTCCGCCCGATCCTGATGACGGCGCTCGCGACCATCTTCGCCCTGCTCCCGATGGCGCTCGGCGTCACCGGCGAGGGCGGCTTCATCTCGCAGCCGCTGGGCGTCGTGGTGATCGGCGGCCTGATCAGCTCCACGCTGCTGACGCTGCTGCTCGTCCCGACGCTGTACGCGATCGTCGAACTCCGCAAGGAGCGCCGCGCCGACAAGAAGGCCGCCAAGCGCGCGGCCAAGGCGGGCGTCCCGGCGCAGCCGGAGCCGGAGGAGACGAAGGAGGCCGAGCCCGCGAAGGCCTGA
- the nadA gene encoding quinolinate synthase NadA, which produces MTTAQPLDVQPTPLALLLLGREADPRSERGVECPGDLPSPSDPDLVARARAAKEKLGDKVFVLGHHYQRDEVIQFADVTGDSFKLARDAAARPEAEYIVFCGVHFMAESADILTTDAQAVVLPDLAAGCSMADMATAEQVAECWDVLTEAGVADQVVPVSYMNSSADIKAFTGKHGGTICTSSNAKRALEWAFEQGEKILFLPDQHLGRNTAVRDMGMSLEDCVLYNPHKPNGGLTAEQLRDAKMILWRGHCSVHGRFSVESVEDVRARIPGVNVLVHPECKHEVVAAADYVGSTEYIIKALEAAPAGSKWAIGTELNLVRRLANRFASEDKEIVFLDKTVCFCSTMNRIDLPHLVWTLESLAEGKLVNRIEVDPETEKYAKLALERMLALP; this is translated from the coding sequence GTGACCACGGCCCAGCCCCTGGACGTACAGCCGACACCCCTCGCGCTGCTGCTGCTCGGCCGCGAGGCCGACCCGAGGAGCGAGCGAGGCGTCGAATGCCCCGGCGACCTCCCCTCCCCCTCCGACCCGGACCTGGTCGCGCGCGCCCGCGCGGCGAAGGAGAAGCTCGGGGACAAGGTCTTCGTCCTCGGCCACCACTACCAGCGCGACGAGGTCATCCAGTTCGCGGACGTGACCGGCGACTCCTTCAAGCTCGCCCGTGACGCGGCCGCGCGCCCGGAGGCGGAGTACATCGTCTTCTGCGGTGTGCACTTCATGGCCGAGTCCGCCGACATCCTCACCACGGACGCCCAGGCGGTCGTGCTGCCGGACCTGGCGGCGGGCTGTTCGATGGCCGACATGGCCACCGCCGAGCAGGTCGCCGAGTGCTGGGACGTGCTGACGGAGGCCGGGGTCGCCGACCAGGTGGTCCCCGTCTCGTACATGAACTCCTCCGCCGACATCAAGGCCTTCACCGGCAAGCACGGCGGCACGATCTGCACCTCGTCCAACGCGAAACGGGCCCTGGAGTGGGCCTTCGAGCAGGGCGAGAAGATCCTCTTCCTCCCCGACCAGCACCTGGGCCGCAATACCGCCGTGCGGGACATGGGGATGAGCCTGGAGGACTGCGTCCTGTACAACCCGCACAAGCCGAACGGCGGCCTCACCGCCGAGCAGCTGCGGGACGCGAAGATGATCCTGTGGCGCGGCCACTGCTCGGTCCACGGCCGCTTCTCGGTCGAGTCGGTCGAGGACGTCCGGGCCCGCATCCCCGGCGTCAACGTGCTGGTGCACCCGGAGTGCAAGCACGAGGTCGTGGCGGCGGCGGACTACGTCGGTTCGACGGAGTACATCATCAAGGCCCTGGAGGCGGCCCCGGCCGGCTCGAAGTGGGCCATCGGTACGGAGCTGAACCTGGTCCGCCGCCTGGCGAACCGTTTCGCCTCCGAGGACAAGGAGATCGTCTTCCTCGACAAGACGGTCTGCTTCTGCTCCACGATGAACCGGATCGACCTGCCGCACCTGGTCTGGACGCTGGAGTCGCTGGCCGAGGGCAAGCTGGTCAACCGGATCGAGGTCGACCCGGAGACGGAGAAGTACGCGAAGCTCGCCCTGGAGCGGATGCTGGCGCTGCCGTAA
- a CDS encoding carbohydrate kinase family protein: MRIAVTGSIATDHLMTFPGRFADQLVADQLHTVSLSFLVDNLDVRRGGVAANICFGMGLLGTKPILVGAAGSDFDEYRAWLDRHGVETGSVRISEVLHTARFVCTTDADHNQIGSFYTGAMSEARLIELKSVADRVGGLDLVSIGADDPEAMLRHTEECRSRKIPFAADFSQQIARMNGEEIRILLEGATYLFSNEYEKGLIESKTGWSDEEILSKVGHRVTTLGSRGVRIEKAGEPVIEVGCPEEDTKADPTGVGDAFRAGFLSGLAWGVGLERAAQVGCMLATLVIETVGTQEYTLRRTHFMDRFTKAYGHDAAAEVQQHLA, from the coding sequence GTGCGTATCGCAGTCACCGGCTCCATCGCCACCGATCACCTCATGACCTTCCCCGGCCGCTTCGCCGACCAGCTGGTCGCGGATCAGCTGCACACGGTCTCCCTCTCCTTCCTGGTCGACAACCTCGATGTGCGCCGGGGCGGTGTCGCCGCCAACATCTGCTTCGGCATGGGGCTGCTCGGCACCAAGCCGATCCTCGTGGGCGCCGCGGGCTCCGACTTCGACGAGTACCGCGCCTGGCTGGACCGGCACGGTGTGGAGACCGGCTCGGTCCGGATCTCCGAGGTGCTGCACACCGCCCGCTTCGTCTGCACCACCGACGCCGACCACAACCAGATCGGCTCCTTCTACACGGGCGCGATGAGCGAGGCCCGCCTCATCGAGCTGAAGAGCGTCGCGGACCGCGTCGGCGGCCTCGACCTCGTCTCGATCGGCGCGGACGACCCGGAGGCGATGCTCCGCCACACCGAGGAGTGCCGCTCGCGGAAGATCCCCTTCGCCGCGGACTTCTCGCAGCAGATCGCGCGGATGAACGGCGAGGAGATCCGCATCCTGCTGGAGGGCGCCACCTACCTCTTCTCCAACGAGTACGAGAAGGGGCTCATCGAGTCCAAGACCGGCTGGAGCGACGAGGAGATCCTGTCCAAGGTCGGCCACCGGGTGACCACGCTCGGCTCGCGCGGTGTGCGCATCGAGAAGGCCGGCGAGCCCGTCATCGAGGTCGGCTGCCCCGAGGAGGACACCAAGGCCGACCCGACCGGCGTCGGCGACGCCTTCCGGGCCGGGTTCCTCTCCGGTCTCGCCTGGGGCGTCGGCCTGGAGCGCGCCGCCCAGGTCGGCTGCATGCTCGCCACCCTGGTCATCGAGACGGTCGGCACCCAGGAGTACACCCTGCGCCGCACCCACTTCATGGACCGCTTCACCAAGGCGTACGGCCACGACGCCGCCGCCGAGGTCCAGCAGCACCTGGCGTGA